One Ranitomeya variabilis isolate aRanVar5 chromosome 5, aRanVar5.hap1, whole genome shotgun sequence DNA window includes the following coding sequences:
- the LOC143777037 gene encoding E3 ubiquitin/ISG15 ligase TRIM25-like: MASIDLRDELLCSICLSTYTDPVTLRCGHNFCRVCIGRVLDTQDGSGGYSCPDCRKRFQVRPELRRNINLHNVAERFLISQKEQKEITGICCTYCVDSPEPAVRSCLHCEASLCDKHLRVHSKSPEHVLSNPSTSLEKRKCSVHKKILEYYCTEDAACICVSCCLIGEHRGHRVEMLEEASEKKKKKLRNVLQKLIKKREKTEERVQSLEERRRKAQEKAAGEAERVTALCTDIRRRVDDLEKKVLSDISRQEKEESLSLSALIHQLEIKKDELSRKMRHIEELCNMTDPLTVLQEPDTGDLCDPEEEGGDEDTGGHDEQPHDGDDLDVSVISHTLHTLCDVISGIRSGIYVVSPADILLDVTTAGNYLLISDDLKTATWTRENQKRPETAERFQYYQVMSGRGFTSGQHYWDVEIRRSGVWRVGMCYPSINRRGGQSLIGNNNKSWCLWRFDDDYYDDDDDDDDEYSVIHDSKMIPLPHQISSDKFRICLDYEAGQLSFYELCDPIRHLHTFTATFSEPLHAVLWVNGGSIKISGGEAERSRKRRRICLENGDIIG, from the coding sequence ATGGCGTCTATTGATCTGAGAGACGAGCTGCTCTGCTCCATCTGTCTGAGCACTTATACAGATCCTGTAacgctgagatgtggacacaacttctgccgggtctgtattgGTCGTGTGCTGGATACACAGGACGGGTCTGGAGGTTATTCCTGTCCTGACTGCAGAAAAAGATTTCAGGTGCGGCCGGAACTGAGGAGGAACATAAATCTCCATAATGTCGCAGAACGTTTCCTGATTTCTCAGAAAGAACAAAaggagatcaccgggatctgctgcacttactgtgtggactctccggaacctgctgttagatcctgtctacactgcgaggcttctctgtgtgataaacacctgagggttcacagcaaatcaccagaacacgtcttatccaatcccagcacttctctggagaaaaggaaatgttctgtccataagaagatcctggaatattactgcacCGAGGACGCGgcttgtatctgtgtgtcctgctgTTTGATTGGGGAGCATCGGGGACACCGGGTGGAGATGCTGGAGGAGGCCtctgagaagaagaagaagaaactgAGAAATGTTCTGCAGAAACTGATCAAAAAGAGAGAGAAGACTGAGGAAAgagtccagagtctggaggagcggaggagaaaagctcaagaaaaagcagctggagaagccgagagagtcactgcgctgtgtacagacatcaggagacgggtggacgacctggagaaAAAGGTCCTGAGTGACATCTCCAGgcaggaaaaggaagagtcactgtcactgtctgctctgatccatcagctggaaataaagaaggacgagctgtccaggaagatgagacacattgaggagctgtgtaacatgacggatccactgactgtcttacaggaaccagacaccggtgacttgtgtgatcctgaggaggagggaggtgatgaggacacagggggacatgatgaacagccccatgatggagatgacctggatgtgtctgtgatctcacacacattacacacattatgtgacgtaatatcaggtataaggagcgggatctatgtggtgagtcctgcagacatattactggatgtaaccACAGCTGGTAATTACctccttatatcagacgacctgaaaactgcAACCTGGACACGAGAGAATCAGAAAcgtccagaaacagcagagagattccagTATTATCAGGTGATGAGCGGGAGAGGATTTACCTCAGGACaacattactgggatgtggagatcAGGAGATCAGGAGTGTGGAGGGTGGGGATGTGTTATCCCAGTATAAACAGGAGGGGAGGTCAGTCACTGATTGGAAATAATAACAAGTCCTGGTGTTTGTGGAGATTTGATGATGATtattatgatgatgatgatgatgatgatgatgagtatTCAGTGATACATGACAGTAAAATGATCCCGTTACCTCACCAGATCTCCAGTGATAAGTtcaggatatgtctggattatgaggccgggcagttgtccttttatgagctgtgtgaccccatcagacacttacacaccttcactgccaccTTCTCCGAGCCCCTACATGCTGTGTTATGGGTAAATGGTGGTTCTATAAAGATATCAGGAGGAGAAGCTGAGAGGAGCCGTAAACGTAGAAGAATTTGCCTTGAGAATGGTGACATCATAGGTTGA